TGCCCAATACCAACGCCATTGTCGGAGCAAGCATTACCTCGATCGCGCCGGGCAGCCTCGTTCAGTCCGACCACGTGGCGATCGCGCGGACAATTTTTTCGGCCGTCGGTGAGGTTGTAGAAGTACCGGAAGTACTCCTAGATGCCGTCACGGGCGTGTCGGGTTCCGGACCCGCCTACGTTGCAATCGCGATCGAGGCGCTGGCAGATGGTGGCGTGGCAGCGGGATTGCCCCGCGCGATCGCTCAGCAACTGGCCGTGCAAACGGTACTCGGGACTGCAAAGCAGCTCGCAGAAACCGGGCTGCATCCAGGGCAGTTGAAAGACCGGGTATCGAGTCCGGGGGGGACGACGATCGCCGCAGTCGCCGAACTCGAGCGCGCGGGGTTTCGGTCGGCGTTGATTCGAGCCGTGCGTTCGGCATACGAGCGCGCTCGCGCGTTGGGTCGGGACTAACGACCGAGCTGGCGCGATCGCAATGTCTAGGACTGGCACCGATCGCACAAACCGAAGAATTCTAGGTTGTGATAGAAGACTTGGAACTGATGGGAGGCTTGCAGCTGAGCTTCGAGTGCGTGGACCGGGCATTCTGCGATCGTTACGGACTTGCCGCAATTTAGGCAGGTTAAATGGTGCGTGTCATCATGTGCAGCCGTATAGAGCGACTCGCCATTGGTCTGCATGCGCACGTGTACCTCTCCTGAGAGTTTGAGCGCGTCGAGGGCGCGATAAACTGTTGCCAACCCCGTAGCTAATTGTTGCTTGCGCAGCTTCGAGAAGATTTCCTGCGCTGAGAGCGCGCGCGTGCTGGCATGCAGCAATTTGAGCACGCGCTTTTGAGAAGGGGTACGGCGACTTTTCATTGGCAGGCACTGGACAATAGCAGCAAGCGAGTGAGATCGGCAGAAACCTGGACGCGCAGTCGGGGTTGAAGTCGGTGGATTCGCGCGCGCACCCAGATGGGGAGGGGTGCGGACTCGGGCTAGACTAGGGGGCGAAGAACGTGTGTTGGGTTCCCATCCGTCTTTTTGCATAGTAGAGCGAGGCAAACGGCCGTGGCACGACAAGACTACCGAGCGCGCGTTTACGTTACCCTCCGCCCCTCCGTCCTCGACCCAGCTGGCGCGGCTGTAGAGTCGGGTTTGCACGGGCTCGGTTACGATAGCGTTTCCAGCGTCCGGATTGGCAAATATGTCGAGCTACAGCTGCAAGCCAAGGACGATGTTACCGCGCGATCTCAGCTAGACCAAATCTGCGATCGCCTGCTAGCCAATCCAGCAATCGAGAATTACCGCTTCGAGCTCGATGCCATTACGCCGGCTGATGCAGAGGGCGAATCCCCTGCGCTGTCCCCACGGTAACTCGCTCGCCTGTAGCGACCGCTCGACGTTTGCTCCCCCGCCCTCGCAAGCGAGTTCTCCCCTATGACATTCCGCCCGCCCGCACCAATAGCCCCCGCCCGCGCCAGTTGTCGTACTGCTGGCCAGCAGCCGGACTGAGACTGGTTCCCTTGGCAGTCGTTAAATCCTCTTATGCGGCAGAGCACTCCTTCGACTGCCGGGTGCAAGCAGCACAGTCGAGGAGCTTATTTGCACCGATGATGCCTGCGCTACTCTCGACCGCCAAATCGACGAAACCTTTAGTGCCCCGCTCGCCGCTGCGCCAGAGTCCGATGGAGCTAACTTGCTGCCAAGCAACGCGGTTGGCTCTTCGGCCGCATCGACTGCTGGAAGTCCGCCGACGCCCGCACGTGTGGCGTAAGCGACTACAAATTGCGGGCGGCGGATTTGCAAGCCAAGTGGCAGCTGCTGCCTACTGGATCGGAGGCGTTCGCCTGCAACGACTAAACGACCGAGGACACAATCTCTACCTACTTTGCCACCGATTCGCCGACAGCTGTCATCGAACGCCGCGAGCGTGCCGAGGTGACCTATCTCGATCTGTCTGGTGGCGGTATGAAATACGACGGTCGTAAGGTCTCGATGCACGTCAGTGGCTCCGAGATTCTCATTTCAAAGAATGCCGGCGATCCGATCGCCATCGTCCGACAGACGACCGAACAAGCTAAGTAGAAGGAGGTTGCGTGAAGTTTGGAGTCATTGTCTTCCCCGGTTCGAATTGCGATCGCGATGCGATTTATGTACTTCGCGACCTGCTCGGTCAGCCGACGCGAGCGATTTGGCATCAAGAGATCGATGTCGACGACCTCGACGCGATTGTCATCCCAGGTGGCTTCAGTTACGGCGATTATTTGCGCTGCGGCGCAATCGCGCGTTTTTCCCCGGTCATGAACCGCGTGATCGAGCATGCCGAGCGCGGCAAGTTCGTTCTCGGTATTTGCAACGGCTTCCAAGTGCTAACTGAAGCCGGGTTGCTACCCGGCGCACTCGTACGCAATCGCGATCGGCACTTCATCTGCGATCGCGTATCCATCCGCGTAGAGAGCGATCGTTCGCCCTGGACTCGCGCCTATCGTTCCGGACAGGTCATCGAGCTGCCTATTGCTCACGGTGAAGGCCGTTACTACGCTGACGCCGAGACACTTCAAGCCCTTGAAGATGAAGGGCGCGTCCTGCTGCGTTACTGTACGCCTGTCGGCAAGCTCGATGCGAGCGGCAACCATAACGGCTCTTGCCACAACATTGCCGGCATTACCAATCGTGCCGGGAACGTACTCGGCATGATGCCCCATCCAGAACGTGCTTCGGACCCGATCCTTGGGAACAACCACGGACGCGCGCTATTTACAAGTTTGCTAGCCAACAGTGCGATCGCCTGACATGGAAAAGACGAGTTCAGTGCACGACCGGGATTGTCGCTTGCGATGCAATCTGCAACGGGCCAGCACACATAGTTTCGGCAATGCCGACCGAATCTACCAAATGGCGCGCTTCCCGTCCGGGCGTGTCGTCGCCCAGTTGACTTTAGCTTGTTCGAGCTGCGCGTCACTAATGACCGCATTCGTCAGGTTGGCACCACAGAGATTTGCCCCCTGCAAGTTTGCCTGCATAAAATTTACCGCAGACAGGTTGGCACCTCGCAGGTCGGCATTTTCAAGGTTGGCGTAACTGAGATAAGCACCGTTCAATAATGCATCGCGGAAGTTCGCGTAACGGA
This region of Rubidibacter lacunae KORDI 51-2 genomic DNA includes:
- the proC gene encoding pyrroline-5-carboxylate reductase, yielding MATIFGIVGGGVMGEALLSRLLALGVYEPDRILVSDPSIERRQHLHQLYHVSTTTDNRQLWCKSDIVLMAVKPQVFARVVAELTLGESNADAPAATPLVLSILAGTPLERLEAALPGCPVVRAMPNTNAIVGASITSIAPGSLVQSDHVAIARTIFSAVGEVVEVPEVLLDAVTGVSGSGPAYVAIAIEALADGGVAAGLPRAIAQQLAVQTVLGTAKQLAETGLHPGQLKDRVSSPGGTTIAAVAELERAGFRSALIRAVRSAYERARALGRD
- the purS gene encoding phosphoribosylformylglycinamidine synthase subunit PurS, which codes for MARQDYRARVYVTLRPSVLDPAGAAVESGLHGLGYDSVSSVRIGKYVELQLQAKDDVTARSQLDQICDRLLANPAIENYRFELDAITPADAEGESPALSPR
- a CDS encoding Fur family transcriptional regulator, with amino-acid sequence MKSRRTPSQKRVLKLLHASTRALSAQEIFSKLRKQQLATGLATVYRALDALKLSGEVHVRMQTNGESLYTAAHDDTHHLTCLNCGKSVTIAECPVHALEAQLQASHQFQVFYHNLEFFGLCDRCQS
- the purQ gene encoding phosphoribosylformylglycinamidine synthase subunit PurQ; the encoded protein is MKFGVIVFPGSNCDRDAIYVLRDLLGQPTRAIWHQEIDVDDLDAIVIPGGFSYGDYLRCGAIARFSPVMNRVIEHAERGKFVLGICNGFQVLTEAGLLPGALVRNRDRHFICDRVSIRVESDRSPWTRAYRSGQVIELPIAHGEGRYYADAETLQALEDEGRVLLRYCTPVGKLDASGNHNGSCHNIAGITNRAGNVLGMMPHPERASDPILGNNHGRALFTSLLANSAIA